The DNA region CGGCCTTGATGTGTAAGTTTAGTAGTGTGATATTAGCGACATGGGTATTTGGGCAAGGGAATCTGGCGTTTTTGATGAGATAACGAATGAAATGAAAACGATATTCACCTCTTCTAAGAATTGGAACCGCTCTCTATCCTGTGAAACGCCCAATGAAGTAATTGAGTACGTAACGTGTCCCTGACAGCTCAAgagcttggtgttgtggtgaCGCTGTCGTTGAGAGATCGATGACTATGACAGGTGTGGGGTAATGCCCGTAGACACTCTTGGCATTACTATGGACCCATCTGCGAGTTGAGGTCCTGGTCACTCAACCCTGGTCGAAATCGCCTGGATTGGCAGCTGGCAGCGGGCCGTCAACAACGTCTTTCAATCGCTGGAAAATCTAACTGGAGCCATCATCATGATACCAGATCCCGACAGCGAGTTGCCATTTCAGGACGGCGGTAGACCCAGCGCAAAGCTACCCGTCACCTCTCACCCACCATGTCGTCAATGAACTCATTACCGCGGATCGCGGAGCCTGTACAGCGGTGGAAGAGGTTCGGTGAGAAGCAATTGTTTCTGTAAGCAACCAGCCCACCCTTTCTTCTCGAGGACATCTCGGAGCTAACCTGctctctttttctccccGCCAGACCAAACCACGTAgtcgccctcctccgccccaaGCCCAAACAGTCCCCCCACCTCGCCACCTTTGCCGTCCCCCTGCAGTTCAACAAGCTCGATCTTCGGGACTATCTTCACCATGCTTACGGCGTCGAGACGACAGCTATCCGCTCGTTCATCAACCAGCCCAAACCCGAGAGAAAGAACAAGACTGGGCCTTGGTATCGGCCCAGGGCGCAGAAGATGATGATTGCCGAGCTGGTCAAGCCGTTTGTGTGGCCGGAGCCGgtgaaggatgaggaggctCTCAAGCCGTGGGATCATGCGATGTACCAGAAGCTGCAGAAGGATAGGAGGgcgcaggagaagaagcagaaggacCCGAAGAAGGTGCCGTTGAGGAACAAGTTTGCGGTGCCGGATGATGTGAAGAGTGTGAGTCAGCAGGCGAGGGagttgttgaggaaggcgAAAGGGTtgaaggtcaaggagaaggggttgaatatggaggggaaggaggaggggaaaaatggggaggtgaaggatgaATAAGGGGGGTTGGACTTGTTCAGACGTAAATGGGATATGCTTGGGGCGAGGTAAATACGCGGAAGTGCAGTTCTGAGAAAGAATGATCATGCTGAATTGGTCGGCTTAGTTCGGCTGTCACTGCTGCTTGGATAAGGGGGCTCAAACGCGAGAATTGAGCAGAGCCAAGGAGAGATACTTGGCAAGTGTATTATATGCCATGGATGCAAATACATGTACAATCAT from Podospora pseudopauciseta strain CBS 411.78 chromosome 6, whole genome shotgun sequence includes:
- the MRP20 gene encoding mitochondrial 54S ribosomal protein YmL41 (EggNog:ENOG503P5HU; BUSCO:EOG09264HX6; COG:J), producing the protein MSSMNSLPRIAEPVQRWKRFGEKQLFLPNHVVALLRPKPKQSPHLATFAVPLQFNKLDLRDYLHHAYGVETTAIRSFINQPKPERKNKTGPWYRPRAQKMMIAELVKPFVWPEPVKDEEALKPWDHAMYQKLQKDRRAQEKKQKDPKKVPLRNKFAVPDDVKSVSQQARELLRKAKGLKVKEKGLNMEGKEEGKNGEVKDE